From one Sphingomonas xanthus genomic stretch:
- a CDS encoding cation:proton antiporter — MASELTITPALSDALTILGAAGIVIPTFARFRINPVIGFILVGIIAGPFGLGALTGQYPWLSWVSITDPEGIAPFAELGIVLLLFSIGLELSFRRLIAMRRMVFGIGAAEMLLTAMLIGAFLIAIDWQTQSALWLALALAMSSTALVLPISGTRSPVGRAALAMLLFEDLALVPMLFLIGATGSAAAAETTTLSRVAIEGSLVILAILVLGRFVLPGLFAQAARSKKPELFLAISLLVVILAAAATASVGLSPIMGALVAGLVIAETDYRSEVEVVTEPFKGLALGVFLITVGMRIDVGALISDWPMLLGALAAVLVVKALVTGLLLRMVGARSGVAAETGVLMASPSETTLIVLGAAGVAGILRSETVAFWSAATAIGLTITPLLASLGRRMGRRVDRSALTVTDLGPTAGMTIIFGFGRVGRMIADMLQEHKRPYLAIDSDIDGFTESRSQGYSVVYGDISRQELIEKLHLEEAKAVVLTMDDPVLTARIAKRLRDDHPELPIIARARDTDHAAALYRAGVTDAVPEALEASLQLSEAVLVDIGVAMGPVIASIHEKRSVLRAEIMEAGDLDVEPTLGRRRLDADRAT; from the coding sequence ATGGCCAGCGAACTGACGATCACGCCCGCGCTGAGCGATGCGCTCACCATTCTCGGTGCGGCCGGGATCGTTATTCCCACCTTTGCCCGGTTCCGGATCAACCCCGTCATTGGGTTCATCCTGGTTGGAATCATCGCCGGCCCCTTCGGACTTGGTGCGCTAACCGGCCAATACCCTTGGCTGTCATGGGTTTCGATCACAGACCCTGAGGGCATTGCCCCGTTTGCCGAACTGGGTATCGTCCTGTTGCTGTTCTCAATCGGGCTAGAGCTGAGTTTCCGCCGGCTTATCGCGATGCGCCGGATGGTGTTCGGAATCGGCGCTGCGGAAATGCTGCTGACCGCGATGCTGATCGGCGCGTTCCTGATCGCTATCGATTGGCAGACGCAGAGCGCGCTTTGGCTTGCGCTGGCACTCGCGATGTCTTCCACCGCGCTTGTCCTGCCAATCTCCGGGACCAGGAGCCCGGTTGGCAGGGCCGCATTGGCGATGCTGCTGTTCGAGGACCTCGCGCTGGTCCCCATGTTGTTCCTGATCGGCGCGACCGGCAGCGCGGCGGCCGCAGAAACGACGACGCTCAGTCGCGTGGCCATCGAAGGTTCGTTGGTCATCCTCGCGATCCTGGTTCTCGGCCGGTTCGTGCTGCCCGGCCTATTCGCCCAGGCCGCCCGGTCGAAGAAGCCCGAACTGTTCCTGGCAATTTCCCTGCTCGTCGTGATCCTCGCGGCGGCGGCGACCGCCTCAGTCGGGCTATCGCCGATCATGGGCGCGTTGGTCGCGGGGCTTGTGATCGCCGAAACGGACTATCGCAGCGAAGTCGAGGTGGTAACAGAACCGTTCAAGGGACTGGCATTAGGCGTATTCCTGATCACGGTCGGCATGCGCATCGATGTCGGCGCCCTCATCAGCGACTGGCCAATGCTGCTAGGCGCGCTAGCGGCCGTGCTTGTCGTCAAGGCGCTGGTCACGGGCCTGCTTTTGCGGATGGTCGGGGCGCGCAGCGGCGTTGCGGCGGAGACCGGCGTGCTGATGGCCAGCCCGTCTGAAACCACGCTCATCGTCCTTGGCGCTGCGGGTGTTGCCGGCATCTTGCGCAGCGAAACAGTAGCATTCTGGTCAGCGGCAACCGCGATCGGCCTCACCATCACGCCATTGCTGGCCAGCCTTGGCCGGCGCATGGGCCGGCGCGTCGATCGCAGCGCGCTGACGGTTACCGATCTCGGCCCGACCGCGGGAATGACGATCATTTTCGGCTTCGGACGGGTCGGCAGGATGATTGCCGACATGTTGCAGGAACATAAGCGGCCGTATCTAGCGATCGACAGCGACATCGACGGTTTCACCGAATCAAGAAGTCAAGGATATTCCGTTGTTTACGGTGACATCTCGAGACAGGAACTGATCGAAAAATTGCACTTGGAGGAGGCCAAGGCCGTGGTCCTGACGATGGACGACCCGGTCCTTACCGCGCGGATTGCCAAGCGGCTGCGCGACGATCATCCCGAATTGCCGATCATTGCTCGCGCCCGCGATACCGATCATGCTGCCGCCCTTTATCGGGCCGGGGTAACAGACGCCGTACCCGAGGCGCTTGAAGCGTCGCTGCAATTGTCGGAAGCGGTGCTGGTCGATATCGGCGTCGCGATGGGGCCGGTGATCGCCTCGATCCATGAAAAGCGCAGCGTGCTGCGGGCCGAAATCATGGAAGCCGGCGACCTTGACGTCGAACCGACACTGGGCCGGCGCCGCCTGGACGCCGATCGAGCCACTTAG
- the alaS gene encoding alanine--tRNA ligase, with product MTSTNDIRRGFLDFFEKEGHARVQSAPLVPHNDPTLMFVNAGMVPFKNVFTGLESRPYSTASSSQKCVRAGGKHNDLDNVGYTARHHTFFEMLGNFSFGDYFKEQAIHHAWSLLTKEWGLSPERLTVTVYHTDDEAFDLWKKISGFEDRKIIRIPTKDNFWAMGSDGPCGPCSEIFFDHGDHIHGGPPGSPDEDGDRFVEIWNLVFMQFEQANDEIVGELPNKSIDTGMGLERIAAVMQGVHDNYDTDTFKALIAASEELTRTRAEGEQQASHRVIADHLRAAGFLVADGVLPANEGRGYVLRRIMRRAMRHAHLLGAKEPLMHRLVPELVAEMGSAYPELIRAQPLVEATLLQEETRFRQTLANGLKLLDEATGDMPAGGTLPGETAFKLYDTFGFPYDLTEDALRARGLTVDRAGFDAAMAEQKAAARAAWKGSGDKASEELWYDLAEQHGSTEFTGYAGHEGEGVVLAIVKDGSKVETASAGDEVTVLLNQTPFYAESGGQVGDAGTLSSLNGLAAEVEDTSKPLGRLHALKTRIVAGSLKVGDTVQQQVDAERRSATRANHSATHLLHAALRNRLGGHVTQKGSLVAPDRLRFDFSHPKALTLEEIAQVEADVNEEIRANEPVLTRLMTPDEAVESGALALFGEKYGDEVRVLSMGRASDRHYSVELCGGTHVNATGDIALFKIIGETAVSSGVRRIEALTGAGALAWLNARDQRLRDAASSLKASPDEVPARVAALVDERRRLERELADAKKALAMGGGGSSAATGPEQVAGYAFLGKVVEGLDPKGLRGEVDGMKQQLGSGIAALIAVNDGRASVAVGVTNDLAGTVNAVDLLRAAVAALGGQGGGGRPDMAQGGGPDGSKADEALQAVRDALQSVSA from the coding sequence ATGACATCGACCAATGACATCCGCCGCGGTTTCCTCGATTTTTTCGAGAAGGAGGGACATGCCCGTGTCCAATCGGCGCCGTTGGTCCCGCACAACGATCCGACGCTGATGTTCGTCAACGCCGGTATGGTGCCGTTCAAGAATGTATTCACGGGTCTTGAATCTCGACCCTATTCGACCGCCAGCAGCAGCCAGAAATGCGTTCGCGCCGGGGGTAAGCATAACGACCTCGACAATGTCGGATATACGGCGCGCCATCACACCTTCTTTGAAATGCTCGGGAATTTTTCCTTCGGCGACTATTTCAAGGAACAGGCGATCCATCACGCCTGGTCGCTGCTGACCAAGGAGTGGGGGCTTAGCCCCGAACGGCTGACTGTCACGGTTTACCACACCGATGATGAAGCCTTCGATCTGTGGAAGAAGATTAGCGGCTTCGAAGACCGGAAGATCATCCGCATCCCGACCAAGGACAATTTCTGGGCAATGGGTTCGGACGGGCCTTGTGGGCCCTGTTCCGAGATATTCTTCGACCATGGCGACCACATCCATGGCGGTCCTCCCGGCAGCCCGGACGAGGATGGCGACCGCTTCGTCGAGATATGGAACCTTGTTTTCATGCAGTTCGAGCAGGCCAACGACGAAATCGTCGGCGAACTGCCGAACAAGTCGATCGACACCGGCATGGGCCTCGAACGCATTGCCGCGGTGATGCAGGGGGTCCACGACAATTATGACACCGACACGTTCAAGGCGTTAATCGCGGCGTCGGAGGAACTGACGAGGACCCGCGCCGAGGGCGAACAGCAGGCATCCCACCGGGTGATCGCCGACCATCTGCGCGCCGCGGGTTTCCTCGTCGCCGATGGTGTTCTTCCGGCGAACGAAGGCCGTGGCTATGTCCTGCGTCGGATCATGCGCCGGGCCATGCGCCACGCCCACCTGCTCGGCGCCAAGGAACCGCTGATGCATCGCCTGGTGCCCGAGCTGGTGGCGGAAATGGGGAGCGCCTATCCCGAACTGATCCGCGCGCAGCCGCTGGTCGAGGCGACGCTGCTGCAGGAGGAAACCAGGTTCCGCCAGACGCTCGCCAATGGCCTAAAGCTGCTCGACGAGGCGACGGGCGACATGCCGGCCGGCGGAACGCTGCCGGGAGAGACTGCATTCAAACTCTATGACACCTTTGGTTTTCCCTACGACCTGACCGAGGATGCGCTGCGGGCGCGGGGCCTGACGGTAGACCGCGCCGGTTTCGATGCAGCGATGGCCGAGCAGAAGGCCGCTGCGCGGGCGGCGTGGAAGGGCTCGGGCGACAAGGCGTCCGAGGAGCTCTGGTATGACCTTGCCGAACAGCATGGCTCCACCGAGTTCACCGGCTATGCCGGCCATGAAGGCGAGGGCGTCGTCCTGGCGATCGTTAAGGACGGATCCAAGGTCGAAACGGCCAGCGCGGGCGACGAGGTGACGGTGCTGCTCAACCAGACGCCCTTCTACGCCGAAAGCGGCGGCCAGGTGGGCGATGCAGGCACATTGTCGTCGCTCAACGGTCTTGCTGCGGAAGTCGAGGATACTTCCAAGCCCCTTGGCAGGCTCCACGCCTTGAAGACGCGCATTGTCGCCGGTTCGCTGAAAGTCGGCGATACTGTCCAGCAGCAAGTCGATGCCGAGCGGCGGTCCGCGACGCGCGCAAACCACAGCGCCACCCATTTGCTCCACGCGGCGCTGCGCAATCGCCTTGGCGGGCATGTCACCCAGAAAGGCAGCCTGGTCGCCCCCGATCGGCTTCGGTTCGACTTTTCGCATCCCAAGGCACTGACCCTTGAGGAGATCGCGCAGGTCGAAGCGGATGTGAATGAAGAAATCCGGGCCAACGAGCCAGTGCTCACCCGGCTGATGACCCCGGACGAAGCGGTCGAGTCCGGCGCGCTTGCGTTATTCGGCGAAAAATATGGCGACGAGGTGCGTGTGCTCAGCATGGGGCGCGCCAGCGATCGTCATTATTCGGTCGAGTTGTGCGGCGGCACGCATGTTAACGCGACGGGGGACATCGCCCTGTTCAAGATCATCGGCGAAACTGCAGTATCGTCGGGCGTTCGGCGGATCGAGGCGTTGACCGGCGCGGGCGCCCTTGCCTGGCTCAACGCTCGCGACCAGCGGCTGCGCGATGCCGCGTCCAGCCTCAAGGCGTCGCCTGACGAAGTGCCGGCGCGCGTCGCTGCCCTCGTCGATGAACGCCGCAGGCTCGAGCGCGAGCTGGCCGACGCCAAGAAGGCGCTGGCGATGGGAGGCGGAGGTTCGTCGGCCGCGACCGGCCCCGAGCAGGTCGCGGGTTATGCGTTTCTCGGTAAGGTCGTGGAAGGGCTCGATCCCAAGGGATTGCGCGGCGAAGTCGACGGAATGAAGCAGCAGCTCGGCAGCGGCATCGCTGCCCTTATCGCCGTAAATGACGGCCGCGCGAGCGTTGCCGTGGGGGTCACCAATGACCTGGCCGGGACCGTAAATGCCGTAGACTTGCTGCGGGCCGCGGTCGCGGCGCTAGGCGGGCAGGGCGGCGGCGGACGTCCGGACATGGCGCAGGGAGGCGGACCCGACGGATCGAAGGCGGATGAAGCGCTGCAGGCTGTGCGCGACGCGCTGCAATCGGTATCCGCCTAA
- a CDS encoding NAD-dependent epimerase/dehydratase family protein yields MRILVTGAAGLVGSAIAQRLAADHDVIGIDILPGAKVDIVGDCRSVTEWGRGIGRIDAVVHSAALHAPHVGHRSDTAFREINVDATRGLIDFALDRGAEHFIYTSTTSLYGHALEARNQAVWVDESLQPQPRDIYDETKLAAEALVASAGGSMTTTILRMSRCFREPAAAMAWYRLYRGIDRRDVAQAHALALGRSGAPAIYVISGNSPFQPEDCSELLSAAPNVIAKRCPDLIGPAQSAGWPVPQSIDRVYDSRLAVQALGFSPRFGMAACLAGDWDPAPAG; encoded by the coding sequence ATGCGGATTTTGGTCACCGGAGCAGCCGGCCTTGTTGGCAGCGCAATTGCACAGCGCCTGGCCGCCGACCATGACGTTATCGGCATCGATATCCTTCCCGGAGCGAAGGTGGATATTGTCGGCGATTGCCGAAGCGTGACGGAATGGGGCCGAGGCATCGGCCGCATCGACGCCGTCGTCCACAGCGCGGCTCTTCATGCACCGCATGTCGGCCATCGGTCGGACACGGCATTCCGCGAGATCAATGTGGACGCGACCCGGGGTTTGATCGACTTCGCGCTCGATCGCGGAGCGGAGCACTTCATCTACACGAGCACGACCTCGCTTTACGGTCATGCGCTCGAGGCGCGAAATCAGGCGGTCTGGGTCGATGAAAGCCTGCAGCCGCAACCACGTGACATTTATGACGAGACCAAGCTTGCCGCCGAGGCGCTGGTTGCTTCGGCGGGAGGTTCGATGACGACGACCATCCTGCGCATGTCGCGCTGCTTTCGGGAGCCTGCTGCTGCGATGGCCTGGTACCGGCTCTACCGGGGGATAGACCGGCGCGACGTCGCGCAGGCGCACGCGCTGGCGCTGGGACGTTCGGGCGCCCCGGCCATTTATGTGATCAGCGGTAACTCCCCGTTCCAGCCGGAGGACTGCAGCGAACTGCTGTCCGCCGCGCCGAACGTGATCGCCAAGCGTTGTCCCGACCTGATCGGTCCGGCGCAAAGCGCGGGATGGCCGGTGCCGCAGTCGATAGACCGGGTCTATGACAGCCGCCTCGCCGTGCAGGCGCTTGGCTTTTCCCCTCGGTTCGGAATGGCGGCATGTCTGGCGGGGGATTGGGACCCTGCGCCCGCCGGTTGA
- the dnaE gene encoding DNA polymerase III subunit alpha, which produces MSAPYVPLRVFSSFTMLEGAIEPKAIAKHAARLGFPAIAINDRNGLYAAMPFGDACIEAGVQPVVGAMLAVARPADIGPSGAIDWLVLLAQDEQGYANLCRLVSQAHLDRPAHEAPHVALAALEGATDGLIALTAGSEGAIVRLLADGQASKAAGYARRLNALFPDRLYVEVSRRGDVAEQAAEAALIDLAYALEVPLVATNPAQYAEPHFHAAHDAMLCIAGSTYVENNDRSTSSAEAWLKPASAMEALFADLPEAIANTSVVARRCAVAAPKRRPILPRLSDDEDETLRREAHAGLDQRIAGKPEPDQQSYRERLEFELDVITRMGFAGYFLIVADFIKWAKANDIPVGPGRGSGAGSAVAWALTITDLDPIELNLLFERFLNPERVSMPDFDIDFCETHRDKVISYVQAKYGRDRVAQIITFGRLKARAVLKDTGRVLQMSYGQVDRLAKLVPNHPTDPWTLERSLNGVSELEKEYRSDSDVKRLFDLAMKLEGLPRHSSTHAAGVVIGDRPLAELVPLYRDPRSDMPVTQFDMKYVEGAGLVKFDFLGLKTLSVLKEGQRLLAQRGIEVDYAALPWDDPAVYELLQRGDTVGVFQLESEGMRRTLAQVRPSNFGDIIALVSLYRPGPMDNIPLFGDRKNGRVPIAYPHPMLEGVLKETYGIFVYQEQVMEAAQVLAGYSLGDADLLRRAMGKKIQSEMDAQRARFVEGAAKNAISAAKANELFDLIDKFAGYGFNKSHAAAYALVAYHTAWLKAHHPAEFFAASMSYDMAQTDKLALFAEDMRRSGIECLPPDVNTSRADFSVEVQSEATAVRYALGALKGVGEKAMESLVKEREDKGPYRSLDDFAARIDPKILNRRQLESLAAAGAFDELNPDRPTVHAGAEIILAHASAAHDQRTSGQHGLFGGPSEESATAIRLPKDVQWTLAERMAAEREAFGFFFSAHPVDAQRHLLNAHKVRSFAEVAALPAPADGGRSSSMLAGLVESARWRVSAKGRRFLTATISDASCQYEATAFDEEPSAALEDAAKSGVCGLMTVELDRRPGDDTPRVTVKRFQSLDSLASKTRLALTLHLADAGRIAEVARELEKARGGTGLVRAVLSISEGRQAILALGRDFALDADLAARLSRILGEGAVELSAQEPPRLALVS; this is translated from the coding sequence ATGTCCGCGCCCTATGTCCCACTCCGCGTGTTTTCCTCCTTCACAATGCTGGAAGGGGCGATCGAGCCCAAGGCGATCGCCAAACATGCGGCACGGCTGGGATTTCCCGCCATTGCCATCAACGACCGCAACGGCCTTTATGCCGCAATGCCGTTCGGGGATGCCTGCATCGAAGCAGGCGTTCAGCCGGTGGTTGGGGCCATGCTGGCAGTGGCGCGTCCAGCCGACATCGGCCCGTCGGGCGCGATCGACTGGCTGGTCCTGCTGGCGCAGGATGAACAGGGCTACGCAAATCTTTGCCGGCTGGTCAGCCAGGCCCACCTCGACCGCCCGGCGCACGAGGCGCCCCATGTCGCGCTTGCTGCGCTTGAAGGCGCAACGGACGGGTTGATCGCGCTCACCGCAGGCAGCGAGGGTGCCATCGTGCGCCTGCTTGCCGATGGGCAAGCAAGCAAGGCTGCGGGCTATGCCCGGCGCCTCAATGCCTTGTTCCCGGACCGGCTCTATGTCGAAGTATCGCGCCGCGGCGACGTTGCCGAGCAAGCTGCTGAAGCTGCGCTGATCGACCTTGCCTATGCCCTCGAGGTTCCGCTCGTAGCGACCAATCCGGCCCAATATGCGGAGCCACACTTTCATGCGGCACATGACGCAATGTTGTGCATCGCCGGATCCACCTATGTCGAGAACAATGACCGGTCGACGAGCTCGGCCGAAGCTTGGTTGAAGCCCGCCTCCGCGATGGAAGCGTTGTTCGCAGACCTTCCCGAAGCGATCGCCAATACCTCGGTCGTAGCCCGGCGCTGTGCAGTCGCAGCGCCGAAGCGGCGGCCAATTTTGCCGCGCCTCAGCGATGACGAGGACGAGACCCTGCGGCGGGAGGCGCATGCCGGCCTTGACCAGCGCATTGCCGGCAAGCCCGAACCCGACCAGCAAAGTTATCGCGAACGGCTCGAATTCGAGCTCGATGTCATTACCCGGATGGGTTTCGCCGGCTACTTCCTGATCGTCGCCGACTTTATCAAATGGGCCAAGGCCAACGATATCCCGGTCGGTCCGGGCCGCGGATCGGGCGCAGGCAGCGCGGTCGCCTGGGCGCTCACCATTACCGACCTAGACCCGATCGAACTGAACTTGCTGTTCGAACGCTTCCTCAATCCGGAACGCGTGTCGATGCCCGACTTCGACATCGATTTTTGCGAAACCCACCGCGACAAGGTGATCAGCTACGTCCAGGCGAAATATGGGCGCGACCGGGTGGCGCAGATCATCACATTCGGCCGCCTCAAGGCGCGCGCGGTGCTGAAGGATACCGGGCGCGTGCTGCAGATGAGCTATGGTCAGGTCGATCGCCTGGCGAAGCTCGTTCCAAACCACCCCACGGATCCCTGGACCCTCGAACGAAGCCTCAACGGCGTGTCGGAGCTGGAAAAGGAGTATCGTTCGGATTCCGACGTCAAGCGGCTGTTCGACCTGGCCATGAAGCTAGAGGGCCTGCCGCGCCACAGTTCGACCCATGCCGCTGGCGTGGTGATCGGCGACCGGCCGCTGGCCGAGCTGGTCCCGCTTTACCGCGATCCCCGATCGGACATGCCGGTGACCCAGTTCGACATGAAATATGTCGAGGGGGCCGGCCTGGTGAAGTTCGACTTCCTCGGACTCAAGACCCTGTCCGTCCTGAAGGAAGGGCAGCGCCTGCTCGCCCAGCGAGGCATCGAGGTCGATTATGCCGCGCTGCCGTGGGACGACCCGGCGGTTTATGAGTTGCTGCAGCGTGGCGACACGGTCGGCGTATTCCAGCTCGAATCCGAAGGTATGCGGCGGACGCTGGCGCAGGTCAGGCCGTCCAATTTCGGGGATATTATCGCGCTTGTCTCACTCTATCGGCCTGGCCCGATGGACAACATTCCCCTGTTCGGCGACCGTAAGAATGGCCGCGTTCCGATCGCCTATCCGCACCCGATGCTCGAAGGAGTGCTCAAGGAAACCTACGGCATTTTCGTCTACCAGGAACAGGTGATGGAAGCGGCGCAGGTGCTAGCCGGTTACAGTCTCGGCGACGCCGACCTGCTTCGACGCGCGATGGGCAAGAAAATCCAGAGCGAGATGGACGCGCAGCGCGCCCGCTTCGTCGAGGGCGCCGCGAAAAACGCGATCTCGGCTGCCAAGGCCAATGAACTGTTCGACTTGATCGACAAGTTCGCGGGCTATGGCTTCAACAAGAGCCACGCCGCGGCCTATGCGCTCGTTGCCTATCACACGGCCTGGCTGAAGGCGCACCATCCAGCCGAGTTTTTCGCTGCGTCGATGAGCTACGACATGGCCCAGACCGACAAACTGGCGCTGTTTGCAGAGGACATGCGGCGCAGTGGGATCGAATGCCTGCCGCCCGACGTCAACACGTCGCGGGCCGACTTCTCGGTCGAGGTCCAGAGCGAGGCAACAGCAGTGCGCTATGCCTTGGGCGCGCTCAAGGGCGTCGGCGAGAAGGCGATGGAGTCGCTGGTCAAGGAGCGGGAGGACAAGGGGCCATATCGCAGCCTGGACGATTTCGCCGCACGGATTGACCCCAAGATCCTCAATCGTCGGCAATTGGAGAGCTTGGCAGCCGCGGGGGCGTTCGATGAGCTGAACCCGGACCGGCCGACCGTCCACGCCGGCGCGGAAATCATCCTGGCGCACGCTTCGGCCGCCCACGACCAGCGGACCAGCGGCCAGCACGGCCTGTTCGGCGGACCATCCGAGGAGTCGGCTACCGCAATCCGGCTGCCGAAGGATGTCCAGTGGACGCTGGCCGAACGGATGGCGGCGGAGCGTGAAGCTTTCGGTTTCTTCTTTTCTGCCCATCCAGTCGATGCCCAGCGCCACCTGCTGAATGCCCACAAGGTCAGAAGCTTTGCCGAGGTCGCGGCGCTTCCCGCACCCGCGGACGGCGGCCGATCCAGTTCCATGCTCGCCGGCCTGGTAGAGAGCGCGCGCTGGCGCGTCTCGGCGAAAGGCCGCCGCTTCCTGACGGCGACAATTTCCGACGCAAGCTGCCAATATGAGGCGACCGCCTTCGACGAGGAACCCTCCGCGGCGCTGGAAGACGCGGCCAAGTCAGGCGTCTGCGGGTTGATGACGGTAGAACTCGACCGGCGGCCGGGGGATGACACGCCGCGCGTGACCGTGAAGCGGTTTCAGTCCCTCGACAGTCTCGCCAGCAAGACCCGCCTGGCGCTTACGCTGCACCTGGCCGATGCCGGGCGCATTGCCGAAGTGGCCCGCGAACTGGAAAAGGCACGCGGCGGAACGGGCTTGGTCCGTGCCGTGCTGTCGATCAGCGAAGGACGCCAGGCGATATTAGCGCTTGGTCGTGACTTCGCACTGGACGCGGACCTGGCGGCTCGCCTCAGCCGGATCCTCGGCGAAGGGGCAGTGGAGCTGAGCGCGCAGGAGCCGCCGAGGCTGGCCTTGGTCAGCTGA
- a CDS encoding glutathione peroxidase yields MTPVTQIPIVTADGSRADLSAHSGKVLLVVNVASKCGFTPQYAGLEALQRRYGPQGFTVVGFPCNQFGEQEPGNADEIANFCKLTYDVSFPVYGKIDVNGDNAAPLYRHLKDEAPGLLGSKAIKWNFTKFLVDRSGKVVARYAPQTKPERLAGDIEALL; encoded by the coding sequence GTGACGCCAGTCACGCAAATCCCCATTGTTACGGCCGACGGCAGCAGGGCCGACCTATCGGCCCATTCCGGCAAGGTCTTGCTGGTCGTGAACGTCGCGTCCAAGTGCGGCTTCACGCCGCAATATGCTGGATTGGAAGCGCTGCAGCGCCGCTATGGGCCGCAGGGCTTCACCGTCGTCGGATTTCCCTGCAACCAGTTCGGCGAGCAGGAACCGGGCAATGCCGACGAGATCGCCAATTTCTGCAAGCTCACATACGACGTCAGCTTCCCGGTTTATGGCAAGATTGATGTCAATGGTGACAATGCGGCGCCGCTCTACCGCCATTTGAAAGACGAGGCGCCGGGCTTGCTTGGGAGCAAGGCGATCAAGTGGAATTTCACCAAGTTCCTGGTCGACCGGTCGGGCAAGGTCGTCGCGCGCTACGCCCCGCAAACCAAGCCCGAGCGGCTCGCCGGGGACATCGAGGCGTTGCTCTAG
- a CDS encoding ABC transporter ATP-binding protein, with protein sequence MSEAVLQTRGLCRKFTQGDVTIEVLRGVDLDVQPGEIVALLGPSGSGKSTLLQAVGLLEGGFEGSIRIAGREAASLDDDGRTELRRDALGFVYQFHHLLPDFDALENVLLPQIIHGADPAAARERAEALLTKLGLAARLDHRPSKLSGGEQQRVAVARALANRPPLVLADEPTGNLDEATADRVLGEFLSLVRGEGSAALVATHNERLAAKMDRIVRLHEGVLT encoded by the coding sequence ATGAGTGAGGCGGTCCTCCAGACGCGTGGGCTCTGCCGCAAGTTCACGCAGGGCGACGTCACCATCGAGGTGCTGCGCGGGGTCGATCTTGACGTCCAGCCGGGCGAAATCGTCGCGCTCCTTGGACCCTCCGGGTCGGGCAAGTCGACGCTGTTGCAGGCGGTCGGGCTGCTCGAGGGCGGATTTGAAGGTTCGATCCGTATCGCCGGTAGGGAGGCCGCGAGCCTCGATGACGACGGCCGGACGGAGCTGCGCCGCGACGCGCTGGGTTTCGTCTATCAATTCCATCATCTGCTGCCGGATTTCGACGCGCTGGAAAATGTGTTGCTGCCGCAGATCATTCACGGCGCGGATCCGGCCGCTGCACGGGAACGCGCCGAGGCGCTGCTGACCAAGCTTGGACTCGCCGCGCGACTGGACCACCGTCCGTCCAAACTGTCAGGCGGCGAACAGCAGCGGGTTGCCGTCGCGCGGGCCCTGGCGAACCGCCCGCCACTGGTCCTTGCCGATGAACCCACCGGAAATCTGGACGAGGCGACTGCTGACCGGGTGCTCGGTGAATTCCTGTCGCTCGTCCGCGGTGAGGGCAGCGCGGCCCTGGTGGCAACGCATAACGAGCGGCTGGCGGCAAAGATGGACCGAATTGTACGCCTGCACGAAGGCGTGCTGACGTGA